Genomic segment of Drosophila ananassae strain 14024-0371.13 chromosome 2L, ASM1763931v2, whole genome shotgun sequence:
acttttgaccaaaattataataccctttgcaagggtataaaaatctatCTTACTTTACCTTAACTTTTTATCTGTAAATTCCTCTTATTTTCTTTCCCAATTATAACCCAGTGCCAGCTGCATCGCCTGGACAGGTCGCGGCATGGAGTTCAAGCTTATTGAGCCGGAGGAGGTGGCTCGACGGTGGGGCCTGCAGAAGAACCGCCCCGCCATGAACTACGACAAGCTATCCCGCAGCCTGCGCTACTACTACGAGAAGGGCATCATGCAGAAGGTGAACGGCGAGCGGTATGTCTACAGGTTTGTCTGCGATCCGGATGCCCTGTTCAACATGGCATACGGCCACCTGACCAACGGATCCAGCAAGGGCGACCAACACCAACTGACCCTCGCGCTGGCCAAGACGCCGCCAAGTACGGGCGACTCCCAAACGCAATCTTCTCGAGTCGCCAAGTCGGATTACTATGACGCCGCCACTCTCCACAAGTATTAGCTCTGGTGTGGGCGGAGCGTGGGAATGCGGCCAAGTGGGCGTGCCCAAATCTCGTGTACATTGTGTAATCTAGTTGCGTGTGTATTAAATGGAGTTTGGCGCACGATGAGCGGGTGGAAGTACGCTGTTCAAGAAAGTTTATTGATTCCAAAGTCACCGATCTCATCAGAACCACATATGCGTATGGTACTATATACGACGTTAAATATAGCATACTTACACGCCTACATAGATGTTCATATGTGTATATAGCGGAGATATAGAAACAACAATGTGTCCACAACTAATAGTAGTTTGCGTTGAGGTTGAGttacttaaataaaatattaaacctGTTTCGATTGGCAGTACCAATGAAATTTGGCGGATATGGAAGAGCAGAACATTCATGTTTCCGAAAACTAAGTTgattaatcttttttttccaataaatATTCAATTCTTCGACTAAAGCATAACGATTATAAAAAACTTACTCCATTACCGCCAGATTCCCTTGGCTGGAAAACCGGGACAGAACTTTATaaactgtttttgtttgtcaAAAGAAATGGTGGCTAGCCCTTCCAGGTCTAGAGTTCACTCTTCagtcttctttttcttcttggGCACATCCTCCTCATCCGAGCCCTTGCTGCTGCCCGAGGActcattggagctgctgctgctacccTGCTTTCGCTTCTCCGGGGTCTTCTTGGCCAGCTTCTCCACGTACTGCTTCAGCTTGTCTGGTTGCGGACTGTACGCCCAGTGGATGAGCTGCAGATGGAGATCAGTGGGAGCTCCAGATtcggggtcgaaaagcttcgCTTCCTCGCTTTTGATCTTTTCCAGCAACTTGGCCAGTTGGCGATTGCGAACAATGTCCCAGCTGGTGGCTTCATCGTCTTTGGGGAACATGGTGCGCAGGTGTTTGTAGTTTCCCTTGGCCTTGGGCCCGCCATAGGCCGCCAGGAACTCACTGGCCAGTTCGTCCTGTGGCTCCGGCAGCTTGCTCACCACGGCCAGCGGTAAATAGGCACGGTTGTCCTTGATCCGGTTCTCGGCCTCGAATTTCTCCAGGAAGTCCTCCAACACTTGCACTCCCTCCTTGATGGCGTTGATTTTGTCCTCGTTTTTGGTGCCGGATAAGACCCGCTTGGAGCTGCCAATCAGGCCCTTGACTGCCAATCTCTGGTAGTCCGGGTCTCGCTCGGCCAAAATACTGCAATGTGATTtgcatatataaatatttttaatacaaactgTGGAATGTGCGCATATATTCGGTTCTCGGGGTGGCTCGATACGTTCAGAGGGCAATActaataattttcaaataggTAAAGAGAATTGGCATTTAAAAAGTTTGAAAAACGTTTCAAACTATACAACCTCTTGGActatattcattttttatcaaataccTAGTCTATTACGTGTCTATAGATAGTTTCATTTAGTTCCAGACATTTACCCTGATCATATTTTGGGAGCAACCCTATATAATCGCAATCGTTTAGGAGGCACACTCTCGATTTTAAGAGAAGAGCGCTGCGATGTCTATGAAGCTAATGAGACTTCCGAATTCGACTCTAAAACTGTGCCATGACATCATTTGACGTCGTCGCTGGCTGCCTGGGCTGAAGGTCTCCGGCTAATTAGCATGAAGACAAGAATGATAGCCTGGGGGCTTACCTCAGCGTTGCTTCCGCGGCCGCCTTATCCTTGAATCCCAAACCGGGAACGGTTTCTACCTTGTCGTCGCCATCAGTTTTGGTATTTTTGTTGGAGGCGCCTCCGCCATTCTCGTCCAGCCATTTCTCAAACACACCGATAGCATCGTTGATATTCTTCAGCTTCTCTTCCGCCTTGGTCACTAGGGGGAATATTTTGTATCATGTGATGGGGATCCTAGGGAATCCTTAAATATACTTACTTGTTAGGACGCGCTTGGCCCGGCCCAGTAAACCGCGCACTGTCAGCTTTCGGTATTGCATGTCGTGGCTCTCCAACAACTTCAGCGTCTCCAGAGCCTTCTCCATATCCTTGAAACCAAACTTTGACTCGCCCTCCGACATGTTTGCTCCTTTGGTGGCTAATACTTGGGTATGCGGCGTATCTGATAGCGTCTGCAGTGTGCGGCCGCTAGACTTCGACTGTTTGCGATGACCAGCAGCGGCGTATGGGGAATCCACTCGCCGAATTCTAAAAGAGCGCCCCGGAGAGGCGCTGAGCACTTCTGAGCAGGCCAATTAGATAAGCACCGCAAAATAACTAGGTGACTCTATGCGTGCAAACCGGTTTGTTGTCGTAGTTGCGtagcaaaacaaaacacatgAAAAATAAATGGGGCCCAGCGCTGCTATGTCGTCATGGGTCCAAAACTGATAACAACAACTACCAGAACAGAGGCGGCCACAAGACCTTCAAAGggaatacaaaataaaacaatattttattaaaagctgcCGTTAAAGACACATTCGGGCCCAACAGTTTATCAAAATGACACAGGACTACAGATTAAAGTAGGGATTAGGGAGTTTTActttaaaatttgaataaagtACATATTATAGTGGAACTAAGGATCTTAACAAATATGAATTGTAATTCACACACATGATTTGTTTCTGTTATATTTTTACATTAACTTGAAACGCTTTGGGCTTAATTATTGATCAATATTGCCTAGCTGCAACTGCGTCGAATTTGCAGTACGTCGTCCAGCATGAAGTTTCGCAGATGACACAGAGCCTGCACCACGTTTCCTTGGTCGCGGAGATTGGGTCCCAGCCAGTGCTCCGGAAGCGGATTTTTGGCCACCACTTGCGCCGGAGTGACGTGGGTCAGCGCCCGTCGCCAGTTGTTGTTGCAGGTGGCCACGTTAAGGTGGCTTCCCGTCTGCAGGCTCTCAATGTACTTAATGTACGCCTCGGAGTGGATGACGCGAGTGGTGCGTGGCGGCACGGTGACGAACAGCGGCTCAGGCGGCGGACCCAGAACGAGTgtctgctgctgcagctggtgCTGGTGCAACGGCTGATGGATTAcatgctgatgctgctgttgttggagGTGCACTGCATCGAGATTACGGGGCGAGTTACTGGACGGGAGGGGCATAGCGGTGGCTAACGGGCCGTGCTTTTGCCGGCGCGGTATGTAGTTTTTGCTCCTCTCACCCGGTCCCAAAGTTTTGCCACACTTGCTCAGATGAACTTCGCGCACGTGCTTTATGAGTCGCAGGACATTGGGAAAGGCCTGCGTGGACTTCTTTATACGCGGACAGTTGCGCCACAAGCACACGTACTCGAAATCCATGCCTGCCTGTGGATGCCTTTGTATGTGACCTGTCGTATCGGACATACAGTGCTCCATGCAATCGGACATCTCCTCGAACTGGAAGTCGCACTTGTCCCACTGGCACTCGAAGGTTAGTCCATGCCCGACGGTGTCGTGCGACACTTGCGGCGAAGGACTGGCGCTGTTCTGAATGTCGCCATCCATTTCACGACGCATGGCTGCCGTCTCCTCATTCTGTTTGCTGGCTCGATCCTCCCAGGTCTGCTTGACGCTGGAGGGGAGATTCTTCCACTCGGTGCCCACCATCCGCGAAATGTCCCCGAAGGAGGCGTCAGGATTGCTCTGGCATATGCCTAAAATCAAAAgaatacaaatttaataacaattttttatgTGAGACTGTTTTCCAGTGCAACTTACTCTTTCGTACTTCGCTGGAGTACAGAATATAACCGGTGAGACACTTTTTGGCTGCCTTTGCTGCTTTTATCTTGGATGTAAGCGGCGTGGAGTTGACCGACGGAGCGGGTGACGACATGGCGGCAATGTCCGAACTCAGCGACGGTGTGTCGCCGTCCATGGAGTCCTCAAGCATGCCCAGATCATTCATCTCGTTCTTCACGTCCTTGCCCGGCTTGATGGGCGTTTTAAAGTAGAAAGTCTCATCCTCTGTGACTGCAGGGCTGTGCTGGAATTTGCGCATGTTGCCAACAACGAGTTTACGAATAGCCTTCTTCACTTCATCGTAGACCGATTCGCAAATGTACACGTCGCTTTCGGGTATCTCCGTGGGTCTCGAGGTAATGAAGTCGCCATACTCCAACACGGCACAGCGACCTACGATA
This window contains:
- the LOC6505827 gene encoding uncharacterized protein LOC6505827; the protein is MSEGESKFGFKDMEKALETLKLLESHDMQYRKLTVRGLLGRAKRVLTMTKAEEKLKNINDAIGVFEKWLDENGGGASNKNTKTDGDDKVETVPGLGFKDKAAAEATLSILAERDPDYQRLAVKGLIGSSKRVLSGTKNEDKINAIKEGVQVLEDFLEKFEAENRIKDNRAYLPLAVVSKLPEPQDELASEFLAAYGGPKAKGNYKHLRTMFPKDDEATSWDIVRNRQLAKLLEKIKSEEAKLFDPESGAPTDLHLQLIHWAYSPQPDKLKQYVEKLAKKTPEKRKQGSSSSSNESSGSSKGSDEEDVPKKKKKTEE